The following coding sequences lie in one Apostichopus japonicus isolate 1M-3 chromosome 13, ASM3797524v1, whole genome shotgun sequence genomic window:
- the LOC139978523 gene encoding probable peptidyl-tRNA hydrolase 2 codes for MEPSGEAAEAAAEAPPPPSGEKIPELVKMLMAMGIDRELATQAVWVTGTTTADAALTWIFENRDSVEPSEERLPPDGALVEGDNVAKMVFVVNMDLKMGVGKVAAQVAHAAVGLHKFLLQNQEVYGHLLLLWDADGETKIVLKGDNITILEDLRRKSEAAGLPCYLVSDAGRTQVPMGSSTVFAIFGRVNEVDDITGQLKLL; via the exons ATGGAGCCATCAGGGGAAGCAGCTGAGGCAGCAGCAGAagcccccccgcccccctcagGAGAAAAAATACCAGAGCTGGTTAAAATGCTGATGGCCATGGGCATTGACAGAGAATTGGCTACACAG GCTGTCTGGGTGACTGGAACCACTACGGCAGATGCTGCCCTCACATGGATTTTTGAAAACCGAGATAGCGTGGAGCCTAGCGAG GAAAGGCTCCCACCAGACGGTGCCCTTGTAGAAGGTGACAATGTAGCCAAGATGGTCTTTGTCGTCAACATGGACCTCAAAATGGGGGTCGGTAAGGTGGCGGCGCAGGTAGCCCATGCTGCTGTAGGGTTACATAAATTCCTTCTACAAAATCAAGAGGTTTATGGTCATCTTCTCCTGCTTTGGGATGCAGATGG aGAAACAAAGATTGTCTTGAAAGGAGATAATATTACAATCTTAGAAGACCTGAGGAGAAAGTCAGAGGCTGCTGGTTTACCATGTTACTTAGTCAGTGATGCTGGAAGGACACAG GTTCCTATGGGCTCGTCCACAGTGTTTGCCATCTTTGGAAGGGTCAATGAAGTTGATGACATCACAGGTCAGCTGAAACTACTCTGA
- the LOC139978522 gene encoding acetylcholine receptor subunit alpha-like 2, which yields MGFLLKIFILFCLQVSLPTEAADVEAKLIDDLLSQYSRYVRPVAMESQLVEIFYHMKLSRILKIDERNQILATAVWLEQWWHDDYLKWNPEDYDNLTEVTISSRRIWIPDTVLYNSADVDKEPGTGVLLTNAVINYTGGVYWPAPAIFKSSCSLVITRFPFDEQTCILKFGPWAYLGNEVIMRQVSESGDFSQLTPNGQWKLLAMPVEEHLVKYGCCPIPFSDITFTLELRRKELFYLFNLVIPSILMSWLSVLSFYMPMESGEKVGLNITVLLALVFFLLLGASLLPPNADSVPLLAQLLECIIVIMCLETAMSVIVLRLYYREPKTTPPRWLRWLVLDKLADILFMHGRRHPFRDYDDADIDEGLAAIQDPFDPENGPGSIDDRIVGKSLLEKLALQESVAKETQKGEDSDYESDSGLTDAIGGTVKQIERCVSRLMEHAQETDRSDSVKQQWLDICIIFDRILLIAFTLALVMTSVIVLFLMVA from the exons ATGGGGTTTTTGCtgaaaatattcattttgttctGCTTACAAGTTTCTTTGCCCACAGAAG CGGCAGATGTTGAAGCTAAGCTAATCGATGATCTCCTGTCGCAGTACAGTCGATATGTTCGACCGGTTGCCATGGAGAGCCAACTGGTAGAAATATTCTATCATATGAAACTATCAAGAATTCTGAAAATT GACGAGAGAAATCAAATTCTAGCCACAGCGGTTTGGTTAGAACAG TGGTGGCATGATGACTACTTGAAATGGAATCCAGAAGATTATGACAATTTAACAGAAGTGACCATCTCCTCCAGGAGGATATGGATACCAGATACGGTATTATATAACAG TGCTGACGTAGATAAAGAGCCCGGTACCGGAGTCCTTCTGACAAATGCCGTCATCAACTATACTGGAGGTGTCTACTGGCCGGCTCCTGCTATATTTAAGTCTTCATGCAGTCTCGTCATCACTAGGTTCCCATTTGATGAGCAAACCTGTATTCTCAAGTTTGGACCCTGGGCTTACCTCGGTAACGAGGTGATCATGCGACAAGTATCAG AAAGCGGTGATTTCTCTCAGCTAACTCCAAACGGTCAGTGGAAACTTCTCGCCATGCCGGTCGAAGAACATTTAGTCAAATACGGCTGTTGTCCGATTCCTTTCTCGGATATTACCTTCACTCTAGAACTGAGACGGAAAgaattgttttatttgttcAACTTGGTGATACCGTCTATACTGATGTCGTGGTTGTCTGTACTTAGTTTCTACATGCCGATGGAATCGGGAGAGAAAGTAGGACTAAATATCACCGTGCTTCTAGCTCTGGTATTCTTTCTCTTGCTAGGAGCAAGTCTGCTGCCCCCTAATGCGGACTCCGTCCCGTTGCTAG CTCAACTGTTGGAATGTATAATCGTCATCATGTGCCTGGAGACAGCGATGAGTGTCATTGTCTTGCGTTTATATTACCGAGAACCCAAGACGACACCCCCAAGATGGCTGCGATGGTTGGTGCTAGATAAATTGGCGGACATACTTTTTATGCACGGCAGACGACATCCTTTCCGTGACTATGACGATGCTGATATCGACGAAGGCTTAGCCGCGATCCAGGACCCGTTTGATCCTGAAAACGGTCCCGGGTCTATTGACGATCGTATTGTAGGTAAAAGTTTGTTGGAAAAACTCGCGCTGCAAGAATCGGTTGCCAAGGAAACACAAAAGGGTGAAGATTCAGATTACGAAAGTGATTCTGGACTAACAGACGCCATAGGTGGCACTGTCAAGCAGATTGAACGATGTGTGAGTCGTTTAATGGAGCATGCGCAAGAGACTGACAGATCCGATAGTGTGAAGCAACAATGGCTCGATATCTGTATCATCTTTGATAGAATTCTGTTGATAGCGTTTACACTAGCTTTGGTGATGACGTCAGTGATCGTGCTATTCTTAATGGTCGCCtag